gaaattaattaaaaatcttttgaccattaaatttatattttaatttaattgtcAACATGACAAATGCATGTGCAATTTTGAAGTTTCCCTCCAAAATTTCCTACCATCCAAATTGATTTGAATAGGTGTGCACTTGATTATAAACCTCTTCCATACTTCACATGCTTTCAATGTGGGATTTATCACTGACTATTTCCAACAAGATGTCCCATTGAAAAATTTGCATGTCAAAGAGTAATAAAACTCTTCCCTAAGCCTTGGTAAACAGTTCTTGCTGTGAGTTAACTTGCTTTACTTTgacaaaaaatttcaccaaatgaAAAGGCTGAAAAACAACGTTTTGAAACTTTTAACTTTTTAACTATGGTAGTCTTGACTTTGAATTATGTGTTCGTGAAACTTCCAACATTATCCAGTGGCTTCTGAATGATCAAAACCAATGAAATACAGGTGGATCTTCTTACTTTTACTCTTGTATTTTTAGATCTGTGGCTGAGGACTCACATGATGATGATAATACGCATGGTTCTCAAGGAAAAACAGTAGATACAAGCTCCCAAGCCTGTCCAAATTGTGCTGATATTAAACAACCTATAAACAATGGTGCAAAAGATATAAAGGAGACTCTAGTTTCAGGGTTGTCAGAAAATAGAATTGCAGATGACTATTCTAGTAGAAGTGGACAAGATGATGACTTCAAAAGTGTCTTACAACATCAAGCACAACTTGAAGAGCAATATGAAGAAGACACAGCCCAGGGAGAGTGGGAAGAGAAGGTCAGAGAGAACAGCAGCTGTGTGGTGGTATATCTTATAAATTTTGATCAGGATACAAAGTTCTTTTTAAACCATCCTTGAAATGTTCTGTTTGTGTTGCTATCTGGCACATGCCAACAATGCTACTAATTGATATCTGTATGGATGTCAACTGCTAACATCTTCCAAAAAGGGTGCTGATCATGGTACCACTTTCCAATAAAACTTCTATTCCACTCAAGTAAAACAGACTGTGCTGTACCTTCAAGTTTGGCTGTGTATCAACCAAGCATCTTTTCTTGTCAAATATGAATCTTGTTGAAAGTAACTTGTTGGATCTATAAGATTGATTAGGTACTTGGAACACTTTGTTGCTTCTCTTTCAAAAACTAATTGAAGCTGGTAGCATTATTTAGCTGTTAGACTAGCTCTGAAAATGTTTAGAATTGTGAACCGTGCCAACTCTGGGTCTAGGGGTTTCATGGTGTGCTTTACTCCCATTATATTATTAATtgttttctattatttttggtcaatttaatGTGCTTCTTCACAGAGCTGATATGTATAAATTAATTTGAACCATTTTCCATAatattttggtgtatttctGAGCTCTAATCCTTTTGATGACCCATCAGGACTCCTGTGACCCTGGGAACCGCTCAGATGTAACTGAGGAAAGAGAAGAGGTGAAGGCATCAGGGCAATCATCTCCTGCCGGAATAAGAAATTCTGTAAACCAACAATCAGACTTGGAAGTTGCCAAAACTTGCTTCACTTCGGAGACGGAACCAAAAGTTTCCAAAGATTTGCTAATCCCTCCGCATTCTGAGACTGGATATGTACAGGAGCAAAAAACCAGCAGCTTGGTTGCTCATGGATCCTCGTCATCAGAATATGCATTTCCTACGTCAAAGGGGTCTCTTAGCCAAGGGGTTCCGGGAAATGTTGATACCACACCTTCAAGAAGCAGCCGTACATATTTGTCTGATGGTTCTTATGGGAATCCCTCTGTCCATGTTCCTTTCCCATCTCCAAACCATGGAGAAAGTTCAGGGAGCCACAAGGAACTTGCTTTGATGCCCCAAAAGTCCTCCAGTGACTTAGAATCTGTCCTTGAGGCACTTCAACAAGCTAAGTCATCATTAAACCAGAAGCTTCATGGTATGCCACTATTAGAAGGTGGACCGTCTGGCAATGGTGTTGAACCCTCTTTTCCTGGCAACAATTTAACTGGGGGAAAAGTGGATGTTCCCGTTGGATGTCCTGGGCTTTTTCGGTTGCCAACTGattttcaacttgaaggaagtGCAAAAGTAAACTACCTGAGTTCAAATACAGCACTCAGTTTAGCAAATTCTTATCCTGAACCTGTTCCTGGGTGGTTCGCGAACAGCTCTCTTGCAGAATCTAGATCAATTGCATTTGTTGGCAATCACTTTGACACTACCCCTTATTCGGACAGCAGTTCTGGAGCTCATAGACCCACTCCCTCGTACACGCTGGGTGCATCAGGTTTACATGCTTCAGCAATGCCATTTACAGAGATCCGACCAGGAGTTCCTGCATCTGGGCCAGTGTTTGA
This portion of the Coffea arabica cultivar ET-39 chromosome 2e, Coffea Arabica ET-39 HiFi, whole genome shotgun sequence genome encodes:
- the LOC113730702 gene encoding uncharacterized protein isoform X2 — encoded protein: MSSSVNEDQDQRNNGGLEDLTSMTIESLRARLLSERAMSKTSRQRADELAKRVLELEEQLKLVSLQRKKAEKATADVLAILESNGISDASEAFDSNSDQETVISDSKASNDSEKMKETLSNFQVRRRDMDSCSSSEIDSSRSTGPSLSWKSSKDSLHSLERKKYTETVRRRCSTFASNSSLPKRIGKSCRRIRRREARSVAEDSHDDDNTHGSQGKTVDTSSQACPNCADIKQPINNGAKDIKETLVSGLSENRIADDYSSRSGQDDDFKSVLQHQAQLEEQYEEDTAQGEWEEKDSCDPGNRSDVTEEREEVKASGQSSPAGIRNSVNQQSDLEVAKTCFTSETEPKVSKDLLIPPHSETGYVQEQKTSSLVAHGSSSSEYAFPTSKGSLSQGVPGNVDTTPSRSSRTYLSDGSYGNPSVHVPFPSPNHGESSGSHKELALMPQKSSSDLESVLEALQQAKSSLNQKLHGMPLLEGGPSGNGVEPSFPGNNLTGGKVDVPVGCPGLFRLPTDFQLEGSAKVNYLSSNTALSLANSYPEPVPGWFANSSLAESRSIAFVGNHFDTTPYSDSSSGAHRPTPSYTLGASGLHASAMPFTEIRPGVPASGPVFEPALEAGLSSSGRSNYLDPQTNGALLIPSRYAYPTYPFYQEVRPQVPGNERLSRYVPSVELGTPSPARFSFYDDHIRPNMYK
- the LOC113730702 gene encoding uncharacterized protein isoform X1, which codes for MSSSVNEDQDQRNNGGLEDLTSMTIESLRARLLSERAMSKTSRQRADELAKRVLELEEQLKLVSLQRKKAEKATADVLAILESNGISDASEAFDSNSDQETVISDSKASNDSEKMKETLSNFQVRRRDMDSCSSSEIDSSRSTGPSLSWKSSKDSLHSLERKKYTETVRRRCSTFASNSSLPKRIGKSCRRIRRREARSVAEDSHDDDNTHGSQGKTVDTSSQACPNCADIKQPINNGAKDIKETLVSGLSENRIADDYSSRSGQDDDFKSVLQHQAQLEEQYEEDTAQGEWEEKVRENSSCVVDSCDPGNRSDVTEEREEVKASGQSSPAGIRNSVNQQSDLEVAKTCFTSETEPKVSKDLLIPPHSETGYVQEQKTSSLVAHGSSSSEYAFPTSKGSLSQGVPGNVDTTPSRSSRTYLSDGSYGNPSVHVPFPSPNHGESSGSHKELALMPQKSSSDLESVLEALQQAKSSLNQKLHGMPLLEGGPSGNGVEPSFPGNNLTGGKVDVPVGCPGLFRLPTDFQLEGSAKVNYLSSNTALSLANSYPEPVPGWFANSSLAESRSIAFVGNHFDTTPYSDSSSGAHRPTPSYTLGASGLHASAMPFTEIRPGVPASGPVFEPALEAGLSSSGRSNYLDPQTNGALLIPSRYAYPTYPFYQEVRPQVPGNERLSRYVPSVELGTPSPARFSFYDDHIRPNMYK